One Castanea sativa cultivar Marrone di Chiusa Pesio chromosome 4, ASM4071231v1 DNA window includes the following coding sequences:
- the LOC142630333 gene encoding uncharacterized protein LOC142630333 yields the protein MADRKKNVRLNQDNNYDTSKKNTMRKIRIIYSDPYATESSSDDEEEKYEFKDESKGGKRNVKEIFLPGLQHDSYADTCPQHNSSKCTQKISISNQLCKDMEVGETSTSNEFFYKNKVGRSSSIYKGVRLRSSGKYGSEITNPIEGCRVWLGTFNTEIEAAVAYKKRSLEFERLQWLEKNKNSLSTNVNAISEECKDLFSNPFSPSSVLEVSTPAILGNGLGYSIKEEGSVDTNLEEEQSFLDFMDDIDAYPTLGDECGDLYALPPFDFEFATRDFSWIDKVLNLTSQ from the coding sequence ATGGCTGACCGCAAAAAGAATGTACGATTAAACCAAGACAATAATTATGATACATCGAAGAAAAATACTATGAGGAAAATTCGTATCATATACTCTGATCCTTATGCCACTGAATCTTCAagtgatgatgaagaagaaaaatatgagtttaaagATGAGTCAAAGGGTGGTAAGCGCAATGTCAAGGAGATTTTTCTTCCGGGACTCCAACATGATTCATATGCAGATACTTGTCCACAACACAATTCAAGTAAATGCACACAAAAAATTAGTATTAGTAATCAGCTCTGCAAAGATATGGAAGTTGGTGAGACTAGTACTAGTAAtgagtttttttataaaaataaagttggAAGATCATCTTCTATCTACAAGGGTGTTCGGTTAAGGTCATCGGGGAAGTATGGCTCGGAGATTACTAACCCAATTGAAGGTTGTCGAGTGTGGCTTGGCACTTTTAATACTGAGATTGAGGCTGCTGTGGCTTATAAGAAAAGGAGTCTTGAGTTTGAAAGATTGCAATGGTTAGAGAAGAATAAGAATTCATTATCGACTAATGTGAATGCCATATCCGAAGAGTGTAAAGATTTGTTTTCTAATCCATTCTCCCCATCATCTGTGCTTGAGGTCTCTACACCCGCTATACTTGGTAATGGACTTGGATATTCAATCAAAGAAGAAGGCAGTGTGGACacaaatcttgaagaagaacaatcatttttggattttatggATGACATTGATGCTTATCCTACGCTTGGGGATGAATGTGGTGATTTATATGCTCTTCCTCCTTTCGATTTTGAATTTGCTACAAGGGACTTTTCTTGGATTGATAAGGTCCTAAATCTTACAAGCCAATAA